The Streptococcus sanguinis genome contains the following window.
TAAAATACTTTGGAGCTTGACAACATTGTTTTCCTGATAAGCATCAGCTACTTTTTTTGAGAAGAGCGCATCATCTGCCTCAATGTAGTTATGATAAACATACTGGAACTCGTCTAGAGAAACAGCCATATTCTTCAAGCAGCAATAGAAAGAATCAAGCGTGATGCCACTGACTCCCCGCTCAAAACGAGACAGCTGAGCCACTGAAATATCTCCGGCTGCCGCTTCTTTAAGGGACATGTTTTTTGATTCTCTAATGACTTTGAAAATTTTTCCAAATGTTTTCAACATACCGAACCCCCGGTTTCATATATGCAATAAAAAATTCCTACTAAGTTTAATATACTCGTAATATATTTCTTTTTTATTACAGAAAAATTACTTTGTGTTTCCAAATAATACAAATAGATTAATTTGACTGATAGAACAACTCAATATAGTGACTTTTTCTGAAATTTTTCTGGTTTTCAAGAAAATGCTTATTTTATAAGAAAGCAAGAAGGGCTCAACCTGACAACTTGAAAACACTGACTTTTTCTAATCTAAGTCTTTAACTAATACAAAAATAAAATTGGATTATCTAAGTTTTTCTAGAAACTTGAAATAAAATTGTAACACAATCTGAGAGAACATCCTTTTAGACATGACTTAAAGGAAGGAAAATGAATCCACCTAATGAACTAAAATAGATTTGACTAAAAAAAAGAGGGAATAGAATCATAAAATTCCCCCTCTTCTATTCCCTTCCGTATCAATTAGGCCAATCAGCCATGTGGTCATACCCTTCGTCTATGGAATAGCCTATACTACCACGATAAGAGTATTCTAACAACGATACTGACCCTTCAGTCAAGTCTTGGTCACTGTCGTTCTTATTTAACTGGACTAACTTTCCGTCCTTAACTTTAGCAAAAAATTGCTTTTTGCTAGTAACATTATCCTTGTCTCTCTCTTCTATCTCAAAGACATAGTTTCCTGTCTGAAAGAGGGAATAGTCCATATCATGGAAGAATTTTTCTCCTGAATCTGAATCAAAGAGTCTTTGCTTCAGATTCAGCTCAATTCTAATACTGATCCAAACATCTTCTTTTTCTAGCAATTTCTCATCAGTAAGATCAAAGAGAGAATTTAACTTGAAATCTTTTTCCTCAAAGCTCTTGGGTTTTGAGCGCTTAGGATTAGTTATGTACTCTACAGAAACCTCTGTATTCCCATAATGAGGAATGATATTAACACTCTCATCTATATTATCTAGACTTTTTTCTACATTTTCTTTCGTTTTGATTAGATTTTCTTGACTATTTTCCTTTTGGAGAATAACTCGCAGAATGGGAGAAGGTGTTGTTTTCGGATCAATAAACGCAGCTTCTTCAATGCTTCCCGCCTTATTGACTCGAACTTCTTCATAGAAAGAATGCTTGCCAATAGTTACTTTAAATTTCCCGATTGGGTATATATCATTAAAGTCTGGATTATTCGAATCATCTTCCCCATAACCACTTGGTACAGTCTCCACCTTGGCATCCATACCACGCTTTTTATATTCCTGCTCCAAACTGCTCAGAACCCGCTCTGTTCGTGTTAGTTGGGGAATGACAGGCTGAAAAAAAGCTACAATCATGAGCAAAGTTAGCACGCCATTAACCACATGCCCTGCCCAGAGCAGTGCCTTCTTTCTTTGTCCTTTGAGTCCATACCGACCGTAAAGATAGCTGAGGAAAGGCAAAATCGAGCATAGTGGCACAACCTCAATCAACCAGCGATAAGGTTCTATGGTTCGCGTATCTTTCAAAGCAGAGATGAATGGAAATAGCTGAAGTAAGAGAGTCAGAATTAAACTGATTGGAGCCAGATAAAGCGAATCCTTGCTTGTCTTTATACTCTGAATCAGCGAACGAAAGCTCAAAATCAGATAAATAAACAGATAGATCAGAACAACAAACTTAAAAATCATACTAAATATCATAAACTGCATTAATATGCTTGTCTTGCCTGAACTCAGAAATTCTATAGTAGATAGCAGTAGAACTATTACTGCATAGCCACCCAAAGGGGCTATTATTATAGACAGAATCCAATTAACAATATAAAAAATTGTAAATAAATCTTTAGAGGCTTTTAGTTTTTTCATTACATTTCCTAATTACTATATTATTCATCTATCATTATAGCATAAACAATAAAAAAACTGAGAATTTTCCCAGTTTTTACATCTGTCTCAAGCGCTCCACCCGCTCTGAGATAGGAGGGTGTGTATAGAAGAGTTTCTTCAGTCCACCTTCTTTCTTAGGGTCGCTGATATAGAGAGCTGCGCTTGCATCATCAACATGATGCTCCATAGGCTCACTGCGATCCAGCTTGAGCAGGGCGTTGATCATCCCTTGCGGATTGCGGGTCAGCTCTACACTGGAAGCATCAGCCAGAAACTCCCGCTGACGAGAAATGGCCAACTGCACCAAGGTAGCTGCCAGAGGAGCTAAAACGATAGCAATCAATGATACGATAAGGAGAATAATTCCCAAACCACTATCATTATCTCGATCATTACTACTGCGCCGTCCACCACCAAACCACATCATCCGGCCAGCCAGGCTAGACAACATGGTAATAGCACTGGCCAAAGCCACAGCAATCGTTGAAATTCGGATATCGTAATTGCGAATATGACTGACTTCATGGCCAATCACTCCCTCAAGCTCCTCACGATTCATGATTTGCAAGATACCTGTCGTTGCTGCCACAGCTGCATTTTCAGGCTTAGAACCGGTCGCAAAAGCATTGGGAGAAGGATCCTCTACGATATAGACCCGAGGCATAGGAATCTGAGCGACCATGGCCATATCTTGTACGATATGATAAAGCTCAGGCGCTTCCTGCTCAGAGACCTCACGGGCTCCATTCATAGCCATGACAACCTCTGTAGACTGGAAAATCATCACTCCGGCATAAATAGCTCCGATAATCAAGGCTAGCAAGACACCACCTACAGCAGACCGCAGCCAGAGATAGCCTATAGCTGCTCCAACAAGAGCTAAGAGGCCGAAAAAAGCGATAAGGAGGAGCCAAGTCCTCCTTTTATTGCTGGCAATTTGATCAAATAGCATCTTAGTCACCTAGTCCAGTGCTGCCAAAGTCAACTTTTGGTACAGCCTTTTCTTCTTCTGGTGTCTTGAGGAAGTCTGCAGCTTTAAAGCCAAACATTCCTGCAACAATATTGCTTGGGAAAGTTTCCAGCTTGACATTGTAGTTGCTAGTTACTGAATTATAAAGCTGACGAGAATAAGCAATTTTATTTTCTGTATTGGTCAGCTCTTCCTGCAACTTCAGGTAGTTGGTGTTAGCTTTCAGATCTGGATAGCTTTCAGCTACTGCAAAGATTCCAGAAATCTGACGAGAAAGGGCGTCACTGGCTTGCATGGCTTCGGCAGGTGAAGCAGCTGAAGCTACCTGGTTGCGCAGTTGTGTTACCTTTTCCAAGGTTGCCTGCTCGTACTTGCCATAGCCTTTGACCGTTTCCAAGAGGTTAGGAATCAGGTCATTACGGCGTTTGAGCTGCACATCAATCTGGCTCCAAGCTTCCTGAGTCTGCATGCGGCTTTTAACTAAGGTATTGTACGCACCAACGACAAAGAATGCTAAAACCGCGACAATAATAAGAACAATAATAAAAGTCATGATATACTCCTTCAATTTTGATTAGACTTATTATATCAAAAAATAGTAGAACTGTCTTTATTCTTGACATGGATTTAGAAAAGATGTATGATAAAGGAAAGAATATACCGACTGTCGGTCGAATAAAATTTTACTACCGAAAAGGATACAAACATGGCCAATAAAAAAGACTTTATCTTAGATACCGCTCAGGAGCTTTTTATGGAGCAAGGCTTTGACCAGACCTCTATCTCCCAGATTTTAGAAGCGACTCAAATCGCCCGTGGTACTCTCTACTATTACTTTTCTTCTAAGGAAGAGATAATGGATGCCATCATTGAGCGAACCATTGAAAGAGCATTTACAGCTTCCCAAGCCTTTGCTGATAATCGTGAACTGACTGTTCTGGAGCGCTTGGCTGGCAGCATGGCTGCACTGAATCTCAATCACCAAGAGGGAGAGGAAGTGCTGCTGCATCTCAATCAGCCACAAAATGCGCTCCTGCACGAAAAAACCAATCAAATTCTTCTTGAACGGGCACCTCAAATTTTACTCCCCATCATCCAAGACGGCATCGCCGCTGGAGACATGAAGACCGACTATCCCTACGAAAGCCTGGAAATGATTCTTACTTATTCACTACAAGCTTTTGGCAGCAGTTTTCAGGCTCTACCCCCAGAAAAACAGCAGCAAAAACTGCAAGCTTTTCTCTATCTTTTAGAAACTCTTTTTCACAGCCGGCAAGGCTACTTCAATCCCTTTCTAGACTTGATTCAGACTCAAAGCAGCTAAAAAAATAAGCACTAGATTCACTATTTACACTTACTTGACGTCACAAGATTAGGAGGCAACTATGAAACAATCAGGCTTTAGACTCTTTTTATTGATTTGGATAGGAAGCCTCATTTCAGAAATCGGCTCTGGTATGACTTCTTTCGCTTTAGGAGTTTATATCTTCCAGCTGACCGGTTTGGTTTCTGTTTCTTCTTTTGTTACTCTTTGTGCTTTCCTGCCCGGTCTTTTGGTCACCCCTCTGGCTGGAATTCTAGCAGATCGCTATGACCGAAGATTGCTGATGGCTCTGGGAGATGGCCTGTCAGGCTTAGGAGTTCTCTGGATTTACTTTAGTCTGAAGAATCCTGCTTTGATTTTTATCTGTATCGGAGCTGCCATTAGCTCACTCTTTTCAGCCTTGGTCAATCCGGCCTTTCGAGCTACGATTTCCGACTTGCTGCCTGAGGACCAGTTATCAAAAGCAACTGGTTTGTCCCAGATTAATGGCATTGCCCGCTATCTGATTTCACCAGCCTTGGCTGGAATGATTTTAGCGAGTGGACATATCAGCACGATTCTGTTGCTGGACTTTTCAACTATTTTCGTGACAGTAGCCTGCACCTTGCTCGCT
Protein-coding sequences here:
- a CDS encoding TetR/AcrR family transcriptional regulator is translated as MANKKDFILDTAQELFMEQGFDQTSISQILEATQIARGTLYYYFSSKEEIMDAIIERTIERAFTASQAFADNRELTVLERLAGSMAALNLNHQEGEEVLLHLNQPQNALLHEKTNQILLERAPQILLPIIQDGIAAGDMKTDYPYESLEMILTYSLQAFGSSFQALPPEKQQQKLQAFLYLLETLFHSRQGYFNPFLDLIQTQSS
- a CDS encoding ABC transporter permease, with the translated sequence MKKLKASKDLFTIFYIVNWILSIIIAPLGGYAVIVLLLSTIEFLSSGKTSILMQFMIFSMIFKFVVLIYLFIYLILSFRSLIQSIKTSKDSLYLAPISLILTLLLQLFPFISALKDTRTIEPYRWLIEVVPLCSILPFLSYLYGRYGLKGQRKKALLWAGHVVNGVLTLLMIVAFFQPVIPQLTRTERVLSSLEQEYKKRGMDAKVETVPSGYGEDDSNNPDFNDIYPIGKFKVTIGKHSFYEEVRVNKAGSIEEAAFIDPKTTPSPILRVILQKENSQENLIKTKENVEKSLDNIDESVNIIPHYGNTEVSVEYITNPKRSKPKSFEEKDFKLNSLFDLTDEKLLEKEDVWISIRIELNLKQRLFDSDSGEKFFHDMDYSLFQTGNYVFEIEERDKDNVTSKKQFFAKVKDGKLVQLNKNDSDQDLTEGSVSLLEYSYRGSIGYSIDEGYDHMADWPN
- the htpX gene encoding zinc metalloprotease HtpX yields the protein MLFDQIASNKRRTWLLLIAFFGLLALVGAAIGYLWLRSAVGGVLLALIIGAIYAGVMIFQSTEVVMAMNGAREVSEQEAPELYHIVQDMAMVAQIPMPRVYIVEDPSPNAFATGSKPENAAVAATTGILQIMNREELEGVIGHEVSHIRNYDIRISTIAVALASAITMLSSLAGRMMWFGGGRRSSNDRDNDSGLGIILLIVSLIAIVLAPLAATLVQLAISRQREFLADASSVELTRNPQGMINALLKLDRSEPMEHHVDDASAALYISDPKKEGGLKKLFYTHPPISERVERLRQM
- a CDS encoding LemA family protein, encoding MTFIIVLIIVAVLAFFVVGAYNTLVKSRMQTQEAWSQIDVQLKRRNDLIPNLLETVKGYGKYEQATLEKVTQLRNQVASAASPAEAMQASDALSRQISGIFAVAESYPDLKANTNYLKLQEELTNTENKIAYSRQLYNSVTSNYNVKLETFPSNIVAGMFGFKAADFLKTPEEEKAVPKVDFGSTGLGD